TGGTGATGAGGAAGGTAATGTATCCGTGTGGTTTGAAGTACGGGACTCATCCTCCCCGTCAGGTGAGGTTTTAACCAGAATTCACCAGCTCGACCCACTTGAGCTTCCTATTACAAATATTACGGCATCCGCAAGAGACAGGGGTTTTCTAGCTTCTGATAGTGGCGGAAATATAAATCTTTATCACTCCACATCAGGGCAAATGCTCCAAGAGCTAAAAACCGACGGCTCCTCTGTTCAAAGATTATCATTTGCGCCTAAATCAAACGGCGTTTTAGCAATAGACGATCAGGGTAAAATGTACAATTGGGACGTCGATAATCCGCATCCAGAAACAAACTTTAAAACACTATTTGGAAAGGTTTGGTACGAAGGATACCAAAAACCTGAATACGTATGGCAATCAACCGGAGGCACTGATGAGTTTGAACCAAAGCTTAGCTTAACACCGCTTGCTTTTGGAACATTAAAGGGCGCTATATATGCACTATTTTTTGCAATTCCAATCTCTATTTTTTCAGCAATCTGCGTATCTCAGTTCATGCATCCATCACTTAGAAATACTATTAAACCTGTAATTGAAATTATGGCTGCGCTACCAACAGTTATCTTAGGATTTTTGGCTGGATTGTGGCTGGCGCCAATAATAGAAAAAGTTATCCCGGCAGTGTTCACAATACCAATAGTTCTTACTGTATTTACAATTCTAACCGTGATGATTTGGCAGTATGTTCCTAGGGGAATAAAGGGCCGCTTTAAAATTGGCAGCGAGCTCTTTTTATTAATACCGATAATTATACTGGGCGTTTTAGTTGCTTTCTGGCTAAACGGACCAATTGAAAACGTACTCTTGGGCGGAAACTATAAAGAATGGCTATACACAGTGTTAGGCCTGCAGTATGACCAGAGAAACTCACTAATTGTTGGTTTTGCAATGGGCTTTGCTGTTATACCTATTATCTTCACCATCTCTGAGGACGCCCTATCAAGTGTGCCTAAACACTTGCAGGCAGGCTCGCTTGCGCTTGGCGCAAACCGCTGGCAGACAGCAATTAGGGTGATACTTCCTACGGCTAGCCCGGGAATATTCTCCGCTGTGATGATTGGATTAGGTAGAGCAATAGGTGAAACCATGATCGTTCTTATGGCAACAGGTAATACCCCGATTATGGACTGGAGTATATTCAACGGATTTAGAGCGCTTTCTGCAAACATTGCAGTGGAGATACCAGAGGCGCCGCATGGCGGAACTCTTTACAGGGTGCTGTTCTTAGCCGCTCTGCTACTGTTCTTCTTTACCTTCCTTGTTAACACTGCTGCAGAGCTTGTAAGACAAAGACTAAGGAAAAAATACGGACAGCTATAGAAATGAAAAAACTATGCATACGGTGTGAAGGTTGAGTTTATGAAGAAATTTTGGAGTAGTGGAGATCCTTTTGTTTGGCTGACCGGTGTTGCGCTGATGTTCAGTCTATTAATGATCGCAGGACTCTTGTGGCTGATCATGGCCAAGGGGC
This portion of the Thermodesulfobacteriota bacterium genome encodes:
- a CDS encoding ABC transporter permease subunit, with product MTAQTRLKKKEQQASPGIRRRKLVDFIATSIVTTGGIAVILSILAILVFIGVETVPLFQSVKSDLASSFILRESPELSSYSVENTDDKTFPFLATGQEEYREIGFVVTKDGMLTFLDLTNGNTIKQFGLTELEGSTITSSFVSQNNKLYSFGTNDGFILPVQTNYKVDFVGDKRVITPDIVQRDLFKVYDDQLEIIAYEEAPEEDVSAAAAYTASGNLVFVALIVPDDDFGSGEPELISIDLTEKINGSTVTTIELDRSIENLFVGTDNGKIFHWDVSDRQSPEFLRAIDATSGSKVAITALAFLLGDRSLLVGDEEGNVSVWFEVRDSSSPSGEVLTRIHQLDPLELPITNITASARDRGFLASDSGGNINLYHSTSGQMLQELKTDGSSVQRLSFAPKSNGVLAIDDQGKMYNWDVDNPHPETNFKTLFGKVWYEGYQKPEYVWQSTGGTDEFEPKLSLTPLAFGTLKGAIYALFFAIPISIFSAICVSQFMHPSLRNTIKPVIEIMAALPTVILGFLAGLWLAPIIEKVIPAVFTIPIVLTVFTILTVMIWQYVPRGIKGRFKIGSELFLLIPIIILGVLVAFWLNGPIENVLLGGNYKEWLYTVLGLQYDQRNSLIVGFAMGFAVIPIIFTISEDALSSVPKHLQAGSLALGANRWQTAIRVILPTASPGIFSAVMIGLGRAIGETMIVLMATGNTPIMDWSIFNGFRALSANIAVEIPEAPHGGTLYRVLFLAALLLFFFTFLVNTAAELVRQRLRKKYGQL